Proteins encoded in a region of the Pseudomonas shahriarae genome:
- a CDS encoding TonB family protein, with translation MITTRHKLTRYGTSLAVVLGVHAVAIILALQWSAPQMVQLPPAAMVIDLAPMPAPPPPAPPKVVTPPQPPAPVEELPLPKLAEAPKPTISVPKPVKPKPKPQPPKPEKKVEQPKEKPSEDPPSETPQNNAPSEKSAQPQPGPSPAQIAAKATWQSTLLGHLAKYKKYPPGAQARGKEGLNRLRFVVDAEGKVLSYELVGRSGNADLDRATLEMIRRAQPLPKPPAEMLTNGSIEIVAPFVYNIEKRRR, from the coding sequence ATGATCACGACGCGCCACAAACTGACGCGTTATGGCACCAGCCTCGCCGTCGTGCTGGGCGTCCACGCCGTCGCGATCATCCTCGCGCTCCAGTGGTCGGCGCCACAGATGGTGCAGTTGCCACCGGCTGCCATGGTCATCGACCTGGCGCCGATGCCAGCCCCACCCCCTCCGGCCCCGCCGAAGGTGGTGACGCCACCGCAACCGCCGGCACCGGTGGAAGAGTTGCCCTTGCCGAAACTGGCCGAGGCACCCAAGCCCACGATTTCCGTGCCCAAGCCGGTCAAGCCAAAGCCTAAGCCGCAGCCGCCCAAGCCTGAGAAAAAGGTCGAGCAGCCCAAGGAGAAACCCTCCGAGGATCCGCCGAGCGAAACCCCTCAGAACAACGCGCCTTCGGAGAAATCCGCGCAGCCGCAACCCGGCCCTTCGCCGGCACAGATCGCGGCCAAGGCCACCTGGCAAAGCACGCTGCTCGGTCACCTGGCGAAGTACAAGAAGTACCCGCCAGGCGCCCAGGCCCGTGGCAAGGAAGGCTTGAACCGCTTGCGGTTCGTGGTGGATGCCGAAGGCAAGGTGCTGTCCTATGAGCTGGTGGGCCGCTCCGGCAACGCCGACCTGGACCGCGCTACCCTGGAGATGATCCGTCGCGCCCAACCGCTGCCCAAGCCTCCGGCCGAGATGTTGACCAACGGCAGCATCGAAATCGTTGCGCCGTTTGTCTACAACATCGAGAAGCGCCGCCGCTAA